A single genomic interval of Acidobacteriota bacterium harbors:
- a CDS encoding aminomethyltransferase family protein has protein sequence MMAENFLTNQSPLIDTHKMLGATFLDDSGSQMPARYGSIEEEIHLVRNQVGLMDLSNTGIIKIGGSEGAQFLQGLVSNDVKMLQVNQGVRAAFLTGHGKVKAFCLIIKLENEYLVINDPQTHQKIFNYVFPFSYAGDFLVEDISSNLKILSIQGPNALLVLKEVSFEPVELSDNYSWMKTVIADHQVIIIKHSRTGELGFDLVVPGNGLIEVWDFLMMKGKFHSLATVGLNALDILRIEAGVPKYGLDIDESNMLLEANLEDIVSFTKGCYTGQEAVAMATYRGHVSKKLTGILMDEKVSIETGDQVFSGDKEIGKIASFASSPTLRKKIALSCIKYGYFDKAIPVEIRTAQGIVEGNLTQLPFIH, from the coding sequence ATGATGGCTGAAAATTTTTTAACCAATCAATCCCCATTAATTGATACCCATAAAATGTTGGGTGCCACCTTTTTGGATGACTCGGGGTCTCAGATGCCTGCTCGATATGGTTCGATTGAAGAAGAAATCCACCTCGTAAGAAATCAAGTCGGATTAATGGATTTATCAAACACCGGCATAATAAAAATCGGCGGTTCGGAGGGAGCGCAATTCCTGCAAGGGCTGGTTTCAAACGATGTGAAAATGCTTCAAGTGAATCAAGGAGTGCGGGCTGCTTTTTTGACCGGTCACGGAAAAGTAAAAGCTTTTTGCCTGATAATTAAATTGGAAAATGAGTATCTGGTAATCAATGACCCGCAAACCCATCAAAAGATATTCAATTATGTTTTTCCATTTTCGTATGCCGGCGATTTTTTGGTTGAAGATATTTCAAGTAATCTCAAAATTTTATCGATTCAGGGACCTAACGCTTTACTGGTTTTAAAAGAAGTTAGTTTTGAACCGGTGGAACTTTCGGACAATTATTCGTGGATGAAGACTGTCATCGCTGACCACCAGGTTATCATTATCAAGCACAGTCGAACCGGAGAATTGGGATTTGACCTTGTGGTTCCGGGAAACGGATTAATCGAAGTTTGGGATTTCCTGATGATGAAAGGTAAGTTTCATTCGCTGGCGACTGTTGGATTAAATGCTCTGGATATACTGCGTATTGAAGCCGGTGTTCCTAAATATGGATTGGATATTGATGAATCGAATATGTTATTGGAAGCTAACTTGGAAGATATTGTGAGCTTTACTAAAGGGTGTTACACAGGACAGGAAGCCGTTGCCATGGCTACCTATAGAGGTCATGTGAGTAAAAAGCTGACGGGTATCCTGATGGATGAAAAGGTGAGTATTGAAACCGGAGATCAAGTTTTTTCCGGAGATAAGGAGATTGGGAAAATAGCCAGTTTCGCAAGCTCTCCGACTTTAAGAAAGAAAATTGCGCTTTCCTGTATAAAATACGGCTATTTTGATAAAGCAATTCCTGTCGAAATCAGAACGGCTCAGGGAATTGTTGAAGGTAACTTAACTCAACTACCTTTTATTCATTAG
- a CDS encoding DUF72 domain-containing protein → MINQEVYIGTQGWNYADWFGPFYPPKTPKSDLLTLYSKIFNSVEVDSTFYAIPSENTLKGWNDKTPDDFIFSLKLLSEITHKNRLRDCHSLLREYVGRVSLLGTKLGCILIQLPPDLSPGEHPALKKFLEILPEGYHFAVEFRDSGWLTEAVVETLERVNVAFALTDSRWLPRAKLPEIVDYQRIDFSYIRWLGVRELTDFGRIQINRREEFLLWLSIFQKLQMRNQRIYAYFNNHFQGHSPGSCNEFKTLLGLKVVSPETLNPQLSLF, encoded by the coding sequence ATGATTAATCAAGAGGTTTATATCGGAACGCAAGGGTGGAATTATGCTGATTGGTTTGGGCCATTCTACCCGCCTAAAACTCCGAAAAGCGACCTCCTTACCCTGTATTCAAAAATTTTCAATTCCGTTGAAGTGGATTCTACTTTCTATGCAATCCCTTCAGAAAATACCCTGAAAGGTTGGAATGACAAAACTCCTGATGATTTCATTTTCTCATTGAAATTGCTTTCGGAAATCACCCACAAAAATCGCCTACGAGATTGTCACTCTCTGCTCCGGGAATACGTAGGTCGAGTGAGTTTGTTAGGCACTAAACTGGGTTGTATTTTGATTCAACTCCCTCCTGACTTATCACCAGGCGAACATCCCGCCTTGAAAAAGTTTTTAGAAATTCTTCCCGAAGGTTATCATTTCGCCGTTGAGTTCCGCGACTCAGGATGGCTCACTGAAGCGGTTGTTGAAACTTTGGAAAGGGTAAACGTGGCATTCGCTTTAACCGATAGCCGATGGCTTCCCAGAGCCAAACTTCCTGAAATTGTCGATTATCAGCGAATCGACTTTTCCTATATCAGGTGGCTTGGGGTTCGTGAGTTAACCGATTTTGGCAGGATACAGATCAATCGCCGGGAAGAATTTTTACTCTGGCTTTCGATTTTTCAAAAACTCCAAATGCGTAACCAGCGCATTTATGCCTACTTCAATAACCATTTTCAAGGACATTCACCCGGAAGCTGTAATGAGTTTAAAACTCTACTTGGACTAAAAGTAGTTTCACCTGAAACTTTAAATCCACAACTTTCACTATTCTAA
- the mqnE gene encoding aminofutalosine synthase MqnE encodes MTVSLISEELQPIAEKVQNGERLSFEDGVKLFAHHDLISIGAMANLSRERINGDLTYYNVNRHMNYTNICVSDCVFCGFYRRIRHPEAYEWSVDECVEVARKAYAEGARELHIVGGLHPRFQFAYYTSMLKELKANFPDMHLKAFTMVELDHLTRTCRMTDEAVIEGLIEAGLDSCPGGGAEILREPTRSKICAHKTSGERWLELSEKVHNHGIKTNATMLYGHLETYEDRIDHLIQLRELQDKTGGFMCFIPLAFHPEGTELSGLPGPSAIDSLKTIAISRLMLDNIPHIKAYWVMLGKTIAQVALRFGADDLDGTINDGGTLMESYLAEGNSNHLTKADIEKLVIEAGRIPVERDTLYHPIEKKDLQITDLKPRHIKLPVLTQGVN; translated from the coding sequence ATGACCGTTAGTTTGATTTCTGAGGAGCTACAACCCATTGCCGAGAAGGTTCAAAATGGCGAGCGATTGTCATTTGAAGACGGAGTAAAACTTTTCGCACACCACGACCTGATTTCCATAGGAGCAATGGCAAACCTTTCACGTGAGCGCATCAATGGCGATTTGACCTACTATAATGTGAATCGCCATATGAACTATACCAACATCTGCGTCTCGGATTGTGTATTTTGTGGCTTCTATCGTCGCATTCGCCATCCTGAAGCCTATGAATGGTCGGTTGACGAATGTGTCGAAGTCGCCCGCAAAGCTTATGCAGAGGGCGCGCGTGAACTACACATCGTCGGGGGATTACATCCACGATTTCAATTCGCTTACTACACCTCAATGTTAAAGGAGCTAAAAGCCAACTTCCCGGACATGCATTTGAAGGCTTTTACGATGGTCGAACTGGATCATCTGACCCGAACCTGCCGAATGACCGATGAAGCGGTTATCGAAGGGTTGATTGAAGCCGGACTCGACAGCTGTCCGGGTGGCGGCGCAGAAATTTTGCGCGAACCTACACGCAGTAAAATTTGCGCCCATAAAACCTCCGGTGAACGCTGGTTGGAATTATCGGAGAAAGTGCATAACCACGGCATTAAAACCAATGCCACGATGCTCTATGGCCACCTTGAAACTTACGAAGACCGCATCGATCACCTGATTCAACTGCGCGAACTTCAAGATAAAACCGGCGGATTTATGTGCTTTATCCCGCTGGCATTTCATCCTGAAGGCACAGAGTTATCCGGTTTGCCCGGACCTTCGGCGATTGATTCATTAAAAACCATCGCCATTTCCCGTTTAATGCTCGACAATATTCCGCATATCAAAGCCTATTGGGTGATGCTCGGAAAAACCATTGCTCAAGTCGCTTTACGATTCGGCGCAGATGACCTGGATGGCACCATCAATGACGGGGGAACCTTGATGGAATCGTATCTGGCGGAAGGCAATAGCAATCATTTGACCAAAGCCGACATTGAAAAATTGGTTATCGAAGCCGGACGCATTCCTGTGGAAAGAGATACGCTTTATCACCCTATTGAGAAAAAGGATTTACAAATCACAGATTTAAAACCTCGGCACATTAAACTGCCGGTTCTGACTCAAGGAGTAAATTAA
- a CDS encoding iron-sulfur cluster assembly accessory protein, which yields MSATLTMDLTLTEAAIGEVKKFMEAENAGEEAGLRIRVVPGGCSGFSYSMQIEDSPRPGDDILTQNGLKVFVDKFSRQYLEGVQVDFVNSVMGSGFTFNNPNATGSCGCGSSFSV from the coding sequence ATGAGCGCAACACTAACAATGGATTTGACACTTACGGAAGCCGCGATTGGCGAAGTCAAGAAATTTATGGAAGCTGAGAATGCCGGAGAAGAAGCGGGTTTAAGAATTCGTGTGGTTCCCGGCGGTTGCAGCGGTTTTTCCTATTCCATGCAAATTGAAGATAGCCCACGCCCTGGTGATGATATTCTCACCCAGAATGGCTTGAAAGTTTTCGTCGATAAATTTTCCAGACAATATCTGGAAGGCGTTCAAGTTGATTTTGTCAATTCAGTAATGGGGTCAGGATTTACCTTCAATAATCCGAATGCCACAGGGAGTTGTGGCTGCGGCAGTTCATTTTCGGTTTAA
- a CDS encoding TetR/AcrR family transcriptional regulator: MADSIGASISSAPKQERSKQTREKIIQAAIQLINTKGYEKTSSNDIAAEAGVSVGSFYTYFADKRQILLTIFDRLSNDLSNDIFDTIGPEHLFDKDLRGNIRLAIANALDNEGKRTGLQRAIHEMVIKDSEFAERRKAVMQKSISKLRELISLAKKAGLTCEVDPDTAAFIVHRVVFDLSQDYISECCELDKEIAIDALTDMIYRYVFLQQS, encoded by the coding sequence ATGGCAGACTCTATAGGGGCATCTATATCATCCGCCCCTAAACAAGAACGAAGCAAACAGACCCGCGAAAAAATCATTCAAGCAGCGATTCAACTCATCAATACCAAAGGCTATGAAAAAACCTCTTCTAATGACATAGCCGCTGAAGCTGGGGTGAGTGTCGGTTCCTTTTATACCTACTTTGCAGACAAGCGACAGATTCTATTAACGATTTTTGACCGCCTGTCCAATGACCTGTCCAATGACATCTTTGACACCATTGGTCCGGAACATTTATTCGATAAAGACCTGCGTGGAAACATTCGTCTGGCGATTGCCAATGCGCTGGATAATGAAGGAAAAAGAACCGGCTTACAGCGCGCTATTCATGAAATGGTGATTAAAGATTCGGAGTTTGCTGAGCGGCGAAAGGCGGTGATGCAGAAATCGATTTCCAAATTAAGAGAATTGATTTCGCTGGCAAAAAAAGCCGGATTAACCTGTGAGGTAGACCCTGACACAGCAGCTTTCATCGTCCATCGGGTGGTTTTTGATTTATCGCAGGATTATATTTCCGAATGCTGTGAACTGGATAAGGAGATTGCTATTGATGCGTTGACCGATATGATTTATCGATACGTTTTTCTTCAACAGAGTTAA
- a CDS encoding glutaredoxin family protein, protein MSVIIYTKPGCPHCQKAREHYTQRGIPFEDRNAQDNLQYRKEMFSYSNDDPTVPVIVENGNLKQIGWEGRG, encoded by the coding sequence ATGAGTGTTATTATTTATACCAAACCGGGTTGCCCACATTGTCAAAAAGCCAGAGAGCATTACACACAAAGAGGCATCCCTTTCGAGGATCGCAATGCTCAGGATAATTTACAATATCGCAAGGAAATGTTTTCTTACTCAAATGACGACCCAACGGTTCCGGTAATCGTCGAAAATGGGAATCTCAAACAGATTGGCTGGGAAGGTCGCGGCTGA
- the rpiA gene encoding ribose-5-phosphate isomerase RpiA yields MNGIVKDEREKLKADAARRAVEFVKPSMIVGLGTGSTVFYALQEIGKLISNGLEITGVATSIGTENLANELNIPLISFNEAETIDLVIDGADEIDPELNMIKGGGGALTREKLIALNAKQRIIIIDETKLVSRLGEKYRLPVEVLPFCWRPVSNQLVMLNCSPQLRRNSNSILETDNGNYILDCQFPGIDEAGELEREIKLISGIVESGLFIGLADIVVVAGATGVNLLYKKG; encoded by the coding sequence ATGAATGGTATCGTGAAAGATGAGCGTGAAAAATTAAAAGCCGATGCTGCGAGGCGAGCGGTCGAATTTGTAAAACCGAGCATGATTGTTGGGTTAGGGACAGGGTCAACGGTTTTTTATGCCTTACAGGAAATCGGAAAGCTGATCTCAAATGGTTTGGAAATAACCGGAGTGGCAACCTCGATTGGCACCGAGAATCTGGCGAATGAATTAAACATTCCGCTTATAAGTTTTAATGAGGCAGAAACCATTGACCTGGTAATTGATGGCGCAGATGAAATAGACCCCGAATTGAATATGATTAAAGGCGGCGGCGGGGCACTTACCAGAGAGAAATTGATTGCCCTAAATGCGAAGCAGCGCATCATCATCATTGATGAGACAAAACTGGTTTCCCGATTAGGAGAAAAATACCGGTTGCCGGTTGAGGTTTTACCCTTTTGCTGGAGACCCGTCAGTAACCAATTAGTGATGCTCAATTGTTCGCCGCAGCTTAGAAGAAATTCAAATTCCATACTTGAGACTGATAACGGAAATTATATCCTTGATTGTCAATTTCCGGGGATTGATGAGGCGGGCGAGTTGGAGAGGGAAATCAAATTAATATCCGGGATAGTTGAATCGGGATTATTTATAGGGCTGGCCGATATCGTTGTGGTGGCAGGCGCAACTGGAGTCAACCTGCTTTATAAAAAGGGTTGA
- a CDS encoding urate hydroxylase PuuD: MLPVSFTDLPFLLIQGKPFKLPDDFQSHFDMALMWLHFIAGIIWIGHLYFLNFVNVNLMKVLDGPTKSKLIPQLMPRVFWWFRWGAVITVFVGITYYAMFILGSSARNARSGGMTSANTWLIFFIWLVIVCITFAVTHQIIHRVDNGSNGWIIAILVGVVITLMGIGIVKYMDGALANYASNKVFSIGIGGGMGVIMMLNVWGIIWPNQKRIIGWTYENAEKGTAIPAESAKLARKALLASRMNLWLSIPMLFLMRASTHFTMFGQ, translated from the coding sequence ATGCTACCAGTGTCATTTACAGACCTTCCATTTTTGTTGATTCAGGGAAAGCCGTTTAAACTGCCAGACGATTTTCAATCACATTTTGACATGGCACTCATGTGGTTGCATTTCATCGCGGGTATCATCTGGATTGGGCATCTCTATTTCCTCAATTTTGTGAACGTCAATTTGATGAAAGTGCTTGATGGACCGACCAAAAGCAAACTCATTCCGCAATTGATGCCCAGAGTTTTCTGGTGGTTTCGTTGGGGAGCGGTGATAACCGTGTTTGTCGGCATAACCTACTATGCCATGTTTATTCTAGGCTCCAGCGCGAGAAATGCGAGAAGTGGCGGAATGACATCTGCCAATACCTGGTTGATTTTCTTCATCTGGTTGGTGATCGTGTGTATCACTTTTGCCGTAACTCATCAAATCATCCATCGGGTTGATAATGGAAGCAATGGCTGGATCATTGCAATATTGGTTGGCGTAGTGATCACCTTAATGGGAATTGGGATTGTCAAGTATATGGATGGGGCGCTTGCCAATTATGCAAGTAACAAGGTGTTTTCAATTGGCATCGGTGGCGGAATGGGCGTCATTATGATGTTGAATGTTTGGGGAATCATCTGGCCCAATCAAAAACGCATCATTGGCTGGACCTATGAAAATGCCGAGAAGGGAACCGCCATTCCAGCGGAATCCGCGAAACTTGCGCGAAAAGCCTTATTGGCATCGAGAATGAACCTTTGGCTTTCCATCCCGATGTTATTTCTCATGCGGGCATCCACACACTTTACGATGTTTGGGCAATAG
- a CDS encoding DUF5777 family beta-barrel protein, producing MSIYQKSVQLILTSLLVLTFPIIFSASTTYQVFAQTEIKITVVNSQLFPEKIAVPKGSTVTLFIQSLDQDYKIALPAFGIDKIVNQDATEKIEFSPDKPGKFRLTGSPVFGDPTTTASSELTITDLPPKAKPASNIKVSFDPESSGVAYVEVNGERIRIDTNTKSYSPVEAELVSTAPPSVSQTDSQPQMPVQNYDYQIINLPTPKRIAKHALNVHFTHRFSAPINDSGIDQLFGLDSFSASSLAFTYGVTDRLYLKAHRTPLCEFREFCKTIELGFGYHLLDETGNSPIALSTYASVEGNDNFTDNFTFNLQAMLARSLTKYVDLFFSPALHLNANGNSRFNPSPRNQPPEVAQAARNLSLGKHSGSFGFGINARIRPSTSLLFEFVPRVGFKTGQVIQTFDPVTFQFTGFENRSKPAIGFGIEKRLGRHAFALTFTNSQNTTTSRYNSSFSGLPLSKYVIGFNLFRRLL from the coding sequence ATGTCCATCTACCAAAAATCAGTTCAGCTCATTTTGACATCGCTTTTGGTATTGACCTTTCCGATCATCTTTTCAGCTTCGACCACCTATCAAGTCTTTGCCCAAACCGAGATCAAAATAACAGTTGTAAATTCGCAACTCTTCCCTGAAAAAATTGCTGTCCCCAAGGGATCAACCGTAACCCTCTTCATTCAATCGCTTGATCAAGATTACAAAATCGCCTTACCGGCTTTTGGAATCGACAAAATTGTTAATCAAGATGCCACAGAAAAGATTGAGTTTTCTCCTGATAAACCGGGGAAATTCCGGTTAACCGGTTCGCCAGTATTCGGTGACCCGACGACTACCGCATCGAGCGAATTGACGATTACTGACCTGCCACCAAAAGCCAAACCCGCCTCAAATATAAAAGTGAGTTTCGACCCTGAATCCTCCGGAGTCGCCTATGTTGAGGTGAATGGCGAACGAATTCGCATTGATACCAACACCAAATCTTATTCCCCTGTCGAAGCGGAACTCGTGTCAACCGCGCCCCCATCGGTATCGCAAACAGATTCGCAACCGCAAATGCCCGTTCAAAATTATGATTATCAAATAATCAACCTTCCGACTCCCAAACGCATCGCCAAACATGCTTTGAATGTCCATTTCACCCATAGGTTCTCAGCGCCAATCAATGATAGCGGGATTGACCAGTTGTTTGGACTGGACAGTTTTTCCGCCTCTTCCCTCGCGTTTACTTATGGGGTTACGGATCGCTTATATCTGAAAGCTCACAGAACACCGCTTTGTGAATTCAGAGAATTTTGTAAAACCATCGAACTCGGATTCGGTTACCATTTATTGGATGAAACCGGAAACTCCCCCATCGCCCTGTCAACCTACGCAAGCGTCGAGGGCAATGATAACTTCACCGATAATTTCACCTTCAACCTGCAGGCGATGCTGGCTCGCAGCCTGACGAAATATGTCGATCTGTTTTTCTCCCCTGCGCTCCATCTGAATGCCAATGGCAACAGTCGCTTCAATCCATCGCCGCGCAATCAACCGCCGGAGGTTGCTCAAGCCGCGCGTAATTTAAGCCTGGGGAAACACTCAGGCTCTTTCGGTTTCGGCATAAATGCCCGAATCAGACCAAGCACCTCTTTGCTCTTTGAGTTTGTTCCCCGTGTTGGATTTAAGACCGGCCAGGTTATTCAGACTTTTGATCCTGTGACTTTTCAATTCACGGGATTTGAAAATCGTTCCAAACCGGCTATCGGCTTCGGCATTGAAAAACGGCTGGGTCGCCACGCCTTCGCCCTTACCTTTACCAACTCCCAGAACACCACAACCAGTCGCTACAATTCGAGTTTTAGCGGATTACCGTTAAGCAAATATGTCATCGGCTTTAATCTGTTTCGCAGACTCTTGTAA
- a CDS encoding peroxiredoxin: MKLNRIIITMFMLLSLVGSGLSNQPEVGDQAPDFKLMNQEGKPVRLKDFRGKWVVLYFYPKDFTSGCTLEARNFQKDLALYEEHQAVILGVSVDDVESHKNFCAKEGLNFKLLADTDQKVSEMYDSLKDYNGKKYSARNTFIIDPKGKIAKVFIDVKPAKHSEEVLAALAELKGKK; this comes from the coding sequence ATGAAGTTAAATAGAATCATAATAACCATGTTCATGCTTTTGTCTCTGGTTGGTTCAGGGTTATCGAACCAACCGGAGGTGGGAGATCAGGCACCGGATTTCAAACTGATGAATCAGGAGGGCAAACCGGTTCGGCTAAAAGATTTTCGCGGGAAATGGGTCGTTCTTTATTTCTACCCGAAAGATTTCACCTCCGGTTGTACGCTTGAAGCGAGAAATTTTCAAAAAGATTTAGCGCTTTATGAAGAGCACCAAGCGGTAATTTTAGGGGTGAGTGTAGATGATGTGGAATCGCACAAAAATTTCTGCGCCAAAGAAGGGTTGAATTTTAAACTGCTGGCAGATACCGACCAGAAGGTATCGGAAATGTACGATTCGTTAAAAGATTACAACGGTAAAAAATATTCTGCACGGAATACCTTCATCATCGACCCGAAAGGCAAAATTGCCAAGGTCTTTATTGACGTCAAACCCGCAAAACACAGCGAAGAAGTGCTTGCCGCTTTAGCCGAACTAAAGGGTAAAAAGTAA